In the Solibacillus sp. FSL K6-1523 genome, one interval contains:
- a CDS encoding ABC transporter permease, translating into MVNKIPKWNLVLVLVLISEIIVFGLINPRFWNISILLNSFNDFVAIAIIGFFVTFVIITGGIDISGGSIIGLTSVVTGILSQLVGLNIWIAVIIAITVGGLCGLINGILIAYGRVQAMVITLGGLLLYSGIAIVLVGVSGASSYEGISGFSEEFSSLAYGTVLGIPNSVILFIGMFLIAYVLLHLTKYGRYVFLTGINQNAADYSGIDTKKIIASTYVLSGLSAGVAGVMLTSYLGSARADFGSEYLMSILTIVVLGGTLITGGKGGVVGTALASIIVGFLQVGLQMGGISTQYIGLATGLLLILSVALLSVSAGSKNSIKKLLMIKSNIKEGEV; encoded by the coding sequence ATGGTAAATAAAATACCTAAGTGGAATCTCGTTCTAGTTTTAGTTTTAATTTCGGAAATTATAGTATTCGGTTTAATTAATCCGAGATTTTGGAACATTTCAATACTCTTAAATAGTTTTAATGACTTTGTCGCAATAGCTATTATCGGTTTTTTTGTAACCTTCGTCATAATAACTGGTGGAATTGATATATCTGGTGGATCTATTATTGGTTTAACATCAGTAGTGACCGGAATTTTATCACAACTGGTCGGTCTAAATATTTGGATAGCGGTAATTATCGCCATAACAGTAGGGGGGCTATGCGGATTAATTAACGGTATATTAATCGCTTATGGTCGAGTGCAAGCAATGGTTATTACTTTAGGAGGACTTCTATTATATAGCGGAATAGCAATTGTATTAGTAGGTGTTTCTGGAGCAAGTTCGTATGAAGGTATTTCAGGTTTTTCAGAAGAATTTAGTAGTCTCGCTTATGGGACCGTATTAGGTATACCAAACTCAGTTATTTTATTTATCGGTATGTTTTTGATTGCTTATGTATTATTACATTTAACGAAGTACGGTAGGTATGTATTTTTAACTGGAATTAACCAGAATGCTGCAGATTATTCAGGGATAGATACTAAAAAAATAATCGCAAGCACGTATGTTTTATCTGGTTTAAGTGCTGGAGTAGCAGGAGTTATGCTGACTTCTTATTTAGGGAGTGCTAGGGCAGACTTTGGATCTGAATACCTAATGTCAATATTAACAATAGTCGTTCTAGGAGGGACATTAATTACTGGAGGTAAAGGGGGTGTTGTAGGCACTGCGTTAGCCAGCATAATCGTAGGATTTCTTCAAGTAGGGTTGCAAATGGGAGGGATTTCAACTCAATATATTGGATTGGCAACTGGATTGTTACTTATCCTATCTGTTGCTCTGTTAAGCGTTTCAGCTGGTTCTAAGAATAGCATAAAAAAACTATTAATGATTAAAAGCAACATTAAAGAGGGGGAAGTATAA
- the lsrB gene encoding autoinducer 2 ABC transporter substrate-binding protein LsrB, protein MSKFKPYLVLIGMLLVLSIMTACNDENGEVSNENGGEKDAKDIEVVFIPKMTGNAFFESGNTGAQQMGKEIGFKVKYDGTPEGTVANQVQIINSAVNSGADAIAISSVSFDGLNQALKKALDAGVKVVTWDSDVDPEYRSFYVNQGTPEILGAMLVDMAAEQMADPNGVNQVAWFYSSPTVPDQNAWVDYAEKYIKEKYPKWEIVTKQYGEGNEQKSLQIGESIIDSYPDLAAVIAPDSTALPAMAQAAENKGLTAEDLIITGFASPNSMRGFIENGTINNHGLWDVQDQGALAVYIAYYLAQGNELKVGGTLDVPNIGEIKVESNTVQGYDFEADDSGIIVLPERIVFTKENTSDYDF, encoded by the coding sequence ATGAGTAAGTTTAAACCGTACTTAGTATTAATAGGAATGCTACTAGTTTTATCTATAATGACAGCTTGTAATGATGAAAATGGAGAGGTTTCTAATGAAAATGGTGGTGAGAAGGATGCGAAAGACATTGAGGTAGTATTTATACCAAAGATGACTGGTAACGCATTCTTTGAATCTGGCAATACCGGTGCCCAACAAATGGGGAAAGAAATAGGTTTTAAAGTAAAGTATGATGGTACACCTGAAGGAACTGTAGCCAATCAAGTACAAATTATAAATAGTGCCGTTAATAGTGGTGCTGATGCAATTGCAATTTCTTCTGTATCTTTTGATGGTTTAAACCAAGCCTTGAAAAAAGCGTTAGATGCTGGCGTCAAGGTCGTTACTTGGGATTCAGATGTTGATCCAGAATATAGATCTTTTTATGTCAATCAAGGTACTCCAGAAATTCTTGGTGCCATGTTAGTGGATATGGCTGCAGAACAAATGGCAGATCCTAATGGTGTTAATCAAGTTGCTTGGTTTTATTCAAGTCCAACCGTTCCTGATCAAAATGCTTGGGTAGATTATGCAGAAAAATACATCAAAGAAAAGTACCCTAAATGGGAAATTGTGACGAAGCAATATGGTGAAGGGAATGAACAAAAATCATTACAAATTGGTGAAAGTATTATTGATTCTTACCCGGACTTAGCCGCAGTTATTGCACCTGATTCTACAGCACTTCCAGCAATGGCTCAAGCAGCTGAGAACAAAGGTTTAACTGCAGAGGACCTTATTATTACTGGTTTTGCATCACCAAATTCAATGAGAGGTTTCATTGAGAATGGGACGATTAATAATCATGGTCTGTGGGATGTTCAAGATCAAGGAGCGCTTGCTGTATATATTGCTTATTATTTAGCGCAAGGTAATGAGTTAAAGGTAGGAGGTACTCTTGATGTACCAAATATAGGGGAAATTAAGGTCGAATCGAATACGGTTCAAGGATATGATTTTGAAGCAGATGACTCAGGAATTATAGTGTTGCCTGAAAGAATCGTATTCACAAAAGAAAATACGAGCGATTATGATTTCTAA
- the lsrF gene encoding 3-hydroxy-5-phosphonooxypentane-2,4-dione thiolase, with the protein MADIDGIKNAKQFAEDVAFANTGNFHVKGANNLDWGMKDRLSRIFNPITGKTVMLAFDHGYFMGATAGLERLDLLIPRLAEHADCLMGTRGAIRTSVPANYNKSIALRVSSGSSILQDDLSRESMVVSIEEAIKMNASAIAVQTFIGAEGQKETIEELNRAVNLGSRYSIPTLGVVAVGKDMERTSRYFTLATRMLAEFGVQIVKTYYCDDFEKVAAACPVPLVVAGGKKIPEQDALTLAYKSIQGGAAGVDMGRNIFQSEKPEEMIQAVNKVVHHGFTDKEAYEFFLDLANEKISN; encoded by the coding sequence ATGGCAGACATTGATGGAATTAAAAATGCAAAGCAGTTTGCAGAAGATGTAGCATTTGCAAATACGGGGAATTTTCACGTGAAAGGTGCTAATAATTTAGATTGGGGTATGAAGGATCGATTATCAAGAATTTTTAACCCTATAACTGGAAAAACTGTCATGTTAGCATTTGACCACGGATATTTTATGGGAGCAACAGCTGGATTGGAGAGACTTGATCTATTAATACCTAGATTAGCTGAACATGCAGATTGTTTAATGGGTACTAGAGGGGCGATTAGAACAAGCGTCCCGGCGAACTATAATAAATCAATTGCACTCAGAGTTTCATCGGGTTCAAGTATTTTACAAGATGATTTAAGTCGTGAGTCAATGGTTGTAAGCATTGAAGAAGCAATTAAAATGAATGCAAGTGCTATTGCTGTACAAACCTTTATTGGTGCAGAGGGTCAAAAAGAGACGATTGAAGAATTGAATAGAGCAGTAAATTTAGGGTCAAGATACTCAATTCCTACACTGGGAGTTGTGGCGGTCGGAAAAGATATGGAACGTACAAGTCGATACTTTACCTTAGCAACTAGAATGTTAGCAGAATTCGGGGTCCAAATTGTTAAAACTTATTACTGTGACGATTTTGAGAAAGTTGCAGCAGCTTGTCCTGTACCGTTAGTAGTTGCGGGAGGTAAAAAGATTCCAGAACAAGATGCACTTACATTGGCATACAAATCAATTCAAGGAGGAGCAGCTGGCGTTGATATGGGTAGAAATATCTTCCAATCTGAGAAACCTGAAGAAATGATTCAGGCGGTAAATAAAGTTGTTCACCATGGATTTACTGATAAAGAAGCTTATGAATTCTTCCTTGATTTAGCCAATGAAAAAATAAGTAATTAA
- a CDS encoding type 1 glutamine amidotransferase domain-containing protein translates to MAKVAFLLDSDFEDSEMKNPYEELKKAGHEVVIVGNERNYLCEGKKNSVSYYTEISSLEALEQDFDAVIIPGGNAPEALRVNEDTINFIKDLDSKSKIIAGICHGPQVMISANIIKEKTLTCYKGIRDDVINAGAIYVDEEVVVSSNIITSRTPDDEPAFIQAILSHFQ, encoded by the coding sequence ATGGCGAAGGTAGCATTTTTGCTGGATTCTGATTTTGAGGATTCAGAAATGAAAAACCCGTATGAAGAATTAAAGAAGGCAGGCCATGAAGTCGTTATAGTTGGAAATGAAAGGAATTATTTATGTGAAGGCAAAAAGAATTCAGTATCATATTATACAGAAATATCAAGTTTAGAAGCATTAGAGCAAGATTTTGATGCTGTAATTATACCAGGTGGAAACGCACCAGAAGCTTTACGAGTTAATGAAGATACAATAAATTTCATCAAGGATCTAGACAGCAAATCAAAAATAATTGCTGGTATTTGTCATGGACCTCAAGTCATGATAAGTGCAAATATTATAAAAGAAAAGACTCTTACTTGTTATAAAGGTATTCGAGATGATGTTATAAATGCAGGAGCAATATACGTGGACGAAGAAGTCGTAGTTAGTAGCAATATTATTACTTCAAGAACACCAGATGATGAACCTGCTTTTATTCAAGCGATTTTATCTCATTTTCAATAA
- the fba gene encoding class II fructose-1,6-bisphosphate aldolase, producing MALVNVKDMLDKALKGNYAVGHFDVHNLEWTQAVLSAAEELQSPVILGTTEEAIEYFGGFKVVKEMTIALIEEMGITVPVALHLDHGSSVENCILAIDAGFTSVMIDGSHFPFEENVRMTKEVVEYAHPRGITVEAEIGSIGGEEGNMVSNNPVYANLDECKKIVELCSIDCLAPSLGSAHGPYKGEPKLDFEKMNEISQAVKIPLVLHGASGLYPEQIKEAISLGTAKINVNADNHLAFTKAIRQILDNNQNAYNAVNYIGEGRKAVKAMIIEKINLFGSAGKATE from the coding sequence ATGGCACTAGTTAATGTGAAAGATATGTTAGATAAAGCTTTAAAAGGTAACTATGCTGTTGGTCATTTTGATGTACACAATTTGGAGTGGACACAGGCGGTTTTATCGGCGGCTGAAGAGTTGCAATCTCCTGTTATTTTAGGGACTACGGAAGAGGCTATTGAGTATTTTGGAGGTTTTAAGGTTGTAAAAGAGATGACAATAGCATTAATTGAAGAAATGGGGATAACTGTTCCGGTAGCGTTACATTTAGATCATGGTTCTAGTGTAGAGAACTGTATTTTAGCTATTGATGCTGGTTTTACGTCTGTTATGATAGATGGCTCGCATTTTCCATTTGAAGAGAATGTAAGAATGACAAAAGAAGTTGTTGAATATGCACATCCCCGGGGAATTACTGTAGAAGCAGAGATAGGTAGTATTGGTGGTGAAGAAGGAAATATGGTATCAAATAATCCGGTTTACGCCAATTTGGATGAATGTAAGAAGATAGTTGAATTATGTAGCATAGATTGTTTAGCGCCTTCACTTGGGTCAGCACATGGACCATATAAGGGTGAGCCTAAATTAGATTTTGAGAAAATGAATGAAATTAGTCAAGCAGTTAAAATACCTTTAGTTTTACACGGTGCCTCAGGTCTTTACCCAGAACAAATTAAAGAGGCAATTTCATTAGGAACAGCAAAAATTAATGTCAATGCAGATAATCATCTAGCCTTCACCAAAGCGATAAGACAAATTTTAGATAATAATCAAAATGCATATAATGCTGTAAATTATATTGGGGAAGGTCGTAAAGCTGTAAAAGCAATGATTATTGAAAAGATTAATTTATTTGGATCTGCTGGAAAGGCAACTGAATGA
- a CDS encoding translation initiation factor 2 — MDNNKKNANQSTESQELFIAQLTYIGAAISTLGDGIQTIAAALALDALKKENNQSSESPTDQSQKTESMQEQIDYIIAELKQMKKLLK, encoded by the coding sequence ATGGATAACAATAAAAAGAACGCCAATCAATCTACTGAATCTCAGGAACTTTTCATTGCGCAACTTACTTATATCGGTGCGGCAATCTCTACGTTAGGGGATGGAATACAAACGATAGCCGCTGCACTTGCATTGGATGCGTTAAAAAAAGAAAACAATCAAAGCTCTGAAAGTCCAACCGATCAATCTCAAAAAACCGAAAGCATGCAAGAGCAGATTGATTATATAATAGCTGAATTAAAACAAATGAAAAAACTTTTGAAATGA
- a CDS encoding uroporphyrinogen-III decarboxylase — protein sequence MIDLENNKIANLGPEQLKELKSLEEKLDVTLIAYDPPSSGNHTGQDTINPS from the coding sequence GTGATTGATTTGGAAAACAACAAAATTGCCAATCTAGGACCTGAGCAGCTTAAAGAACTTAAGTCACTCGAAGAAAAATTAGATGTAACCTTGATTGCCTATGATCCCCCTTCATCTGGAAATCATACTGGACAAGACACAATTAACCCATCTTAA
- a CDS encoding DUF1572 family protein: MSIETEYLRVVKERFNDIKNLGDKVIEQLAEEDIHWALNEASNSVAVIVTHLSGNMVSRWTDFLISDGEKPYRNRDLEFVDNIPSKAGLITTLDEGWGTLFETLNNLGEEDLLKNVTIRGEGHSVIEAIERQLAHYAYHIGQIVYIGKQIKSENWESLSIPIGQSDSYLQQMLKKHQPER, encoded by the coding sequence ATGAGCATCGAAACAGAATATTTGAGGGTGGTAAAAGAAAGATTTAATGATATTAAGAACCTTGGAGATAAGGTCATTGAACAACTAGCAGAAGAGGATATTCATTGGGCACTGAATGAAGCATCCAATAGTGTCGCCGTTATCGTGACGCATTTAAGTGGGAATATGGTATCAAGATGGACAGATTTCCTAATTTCCGATGGGGAGAAGCCTTATCGAAATCGCGATTTGGAATTTGTTGACAACATTCCATCAAAAGCCGGATTGATTACTACTTTAGATGAAGGTTGGGGTACTCTTTTTGAAACCTTAAATAATCTTGGTGAAGAAGACTTATTAAAGAATGTAACTATTCGCGGGGAAGGTCATTCGGTCATCGAAGCAATTGAAAGACAATTAGCACATTATGCTTATCATATTGGGCAAATTGTTTACATTGGGAAACAAATTAAAAGTGAGAATTGGGAAAGTTTAAGTATCCCAATAGGCCAGTCAGATTCCTATTTGCAGCAGATGCTAAAAAAACATCAGCCTGAGCGCTAA
- a CDS encoding NtaA/DmoA family FMN-dependent monooxygenase (This protein belongs to a clade of FMN-dependent monooxygenases, within a broader family of flavin-dependent oxidoreductases, the luciferase-like monooxygenase (LMM) family, some of whose members use coenzyme F420 rather than FMN.) — translation MNTRKQLLIGLTLGRRQPRVSVKDRQITLEEEYASSIKEQIEIAQQAERAKLDFLFKADYVVAHPTFMKKSKGIATDPTLLFSIISQYTEKIGLVTTASTSFVPPYLLARQLQSLQWLSGGRAGWNVVTSIEGFENFSYEERPTSKIRYEKAVECTRVVKQLWTSYPHKVITGEYSESSIEVLNHKGSHFAVKGPLNVISHPKGTPPLFQAGASDEGRAFAAANADAIFAATPELSVAIELRADLRSRAVVIGRHVDEIRLLPGCYFFVGNTKEEAEEMHRQAHAHITMEQKYNAAEELLRVSLREFALTDVITEETLPPLDSTIRSRTHSELLYLYIEKNHPTVEEILSRTEVMHSAHWVVVGTAEEVAKEIIRWYEADAIDGIIAVPGGSDISLTLFLEQVIPKLAEQGLFRNEYTGSTLREHLGMDTQYKGEDK, via the coding sequence ATGAATACGAGAAAACAACTGTTAATTGGTCTCACATTGGGAAGGCGTCAACCTAGAGTCTCTGTTAAAGACCGACAAATAACGTTGGAAGAAGAGTATGCAAGCAGTATTAAAGAACAAATTGAAATTGCTCAACAAGCAGAACGTGCAAAATTAGATTTTTTATTTAAGGCGGATTATGTCGTGGCTCATCCTACTTTTATGAAAAAAAGTAAAGGCATTGCTACCGATCCTACTTTATTATTCAGCATTATTAGTCAATATACAGAGAAAATTGGACTTGTTACAACAGCCTCTACCTCATTTGTTCCACCATATTTATTAGCAAGACAATTACAGTCATTACAATGGTTAAGTGGTGGAAGGGCAGGATGGAATGTCGTGACCTCAATAGAAGGTTTTGAGAATTTTAGCTATGAGGAACGGCCAACTTCGAAAATACGTTATGAAAAAGCTGTGGAGTGCACGCGTGTTGTCAAGCAATTATGGACGAGTTATCCCCACAAAGTAATTACGGGGGAGTATTCAGAAAGCTCGATAGAAGTTTTGAATCATAAAGGTTCTCACTTCGCCGTAAAGGGTCCCTTAAACGTCATTTCTCATCCGAAAGGAACGCCGCCTTTATTTCAAGCGGGTGCTTCTGATGAAGGAAGAGCTTTCGCAGCAGCGAATGCAGATGCCATTTTTGCAGCCACACCTGAATTATCGGTAGCTATTGAACTAAGAGCAGACTTGAGGAGCCGTGCAGTCGTAATAGGGCGTCATGTAGATGAAATACGTCTTTTACCTGGTTGCTATTTCTTTGTTGGTAATACAAAGGAAGAAGCTGAAGAAATGCATCGTCAAGCTCATGCCCACATCACGATGGAACAAAAATATAATGCGGCTGAGGAATTACTACGTGTTTCTTTACGAGAATTTGCATTAACAGATGTGATTACTGAAGAGACTTTACCTCCACTAGATTCAACTATTCGTAGTCGCACACATAGTGAATTATTATACCTATACATCGAAAAAAATCATCCGACTGTTGAAGAAATTTTAAGTCGAACAGAAGTGATGCACTCTGCTCACTGGGTGGTCGTCGGAACTGCAGAAGAAGTAGCAAAAGAAATCATACGTTGGTACGAAGCGGATGCAATAGATGGAATAATTGCAGTCCCTGGCGGATCAGATATTTCATTAACATTATTTTTAGAGCAGGTTATACCAAAACTAGCAGAGCAAGGTTTATTTCGTAATGAATACACTGGTTCAACGTTAAGAGAACATTTAGGAATGGATACACAATACAAAGGAGAAGATAAATGA
- a CDS encoding ABC transporter substrate-binding protein: MMKKQLSLLLFALMAILVLVACTDTMEVEKIPQGDEKETNVAKESPIQNGMKEITYLGNTYSVPEKVERIVIAGTMEAMEDATALNIEPVGAITVAGEFPEIFKSAMGKAESIGEKQQPNFEKILELQPDVILGTTKFPDEVVQKLEEISTTILVSHISSNWQDNLMLMAQLGDKEEEAKALLALYGKDLQSAKTTLKEEFENDTVMTLRIRGGQMYVYPEDVFFNPSLYNELGLEVPEVVQKAKTQEAISIEQLAQVNPDVLFIQVQQSGNQENEQAYETLKKNPIIQNITAFKNEHVYINIVDSLLEGGTVFSKIEFLKALQHDVLKK, translated from the coding sequence ATGATGAAAAAACAACTGAGTTTATTACTATTTGCATTAATGGCAATTTTAGTTCTTGTTGCATGTACAGATACAATGGAAGTAGAAAAAATACCACAGGGGGATGAAAAGGAGACGAATGTTGCAAAAGAAAGTCCAATACAGAATGGCATGAAAGAAATTACTTATTTAGGTAATACATACTCAGTGCCAGAAAAAGTAGAGCGTATCGTGATTGCAGGTACGATGGAAGCGATGGAAGATGCAACAGCTTTAAACATAGAGCCAGTTGGGGCTATCACTGTTGCAGGAGAGTTTCCAGAAATCTTTAAGTCAGCAATGGGAAAAGCAGAGTCTATCGGTGAAAAGCAACAACCGAATTTTGAAAAAATCTTAGAATTACAACCTGATGTTATTTTAGGGACAACTAAATTCCCAGATGAAGTGGTGCAAAAATTAGAAGAAATCTCAACTACGATTTTAGTGTCTCACATTTCATCGAATTGGCAAGATAACCTTATGCTAATGGCGCAATTAGGAGATAAAGAAGAGGAAGCGAAAGCACTTTTAGCTCTATACGGCAAAGATCTCCAATCTGCTAAGACTACATTAAAAGAAGAATTTGAAAATGACACAGTGATGACACTTCGCATTCGTGGTGGTCAAATGTATGTTTATCCAGAAGATGTATTCTTCAATCCTTCTTTATACAATGAGCTTGGACTAGAAGTTCCAGAAGTAGTCCAAAAAGCAAAAACACAAGAAGCGATTTCGATTGAGCAATTAGCACAAGTCAATCCAGATGTTCTCTTCATACAAGTTCAACAAAGTGGAAACCAAGAAAATGAACAAGCTTATGAAACACTGAAAAAGAATCCAATTATTCAAAATATCACAGCTTTCAAAAATGAACATGTCTATATCAATATTGTAGATTCATTGTTAGAAGGAGGTACAGTATTTAGTAAAATTGAATTTTTGAAAGCGTTACAACATGATGTATTAAAGAAATAG
- a CDS encoding FecCD family ABC transporter permease, translated as MIRQNKILIALFLLSLFIITIACSTMYGATNYSVSTIWKAFVHFDSTNMEHLIIRSSRIPRVLGALLVGAFVAISGALMQGMTRNYLASPDIMGVTDGSVFIITISMIFLPNLQPLTLIFFSFVGSILGVAFVFGIAKIIPGGLTPISLVIIGTILGMFLSGVSQALATYFQVSQNISFWYNTRLHQIDLIMIQWAMPLAIIGFVIALYVAKSVTAISLGDEVAQGLGINIVVMKVLTLVSVALLTGISVALVGKVTFIGLVIPHITRFLIGEDYRRIIPYAGLFGALFFAWADILSRAVNPPFETPVGVITALVGVPYFLYLIRIRGGKQYA; from the coding sequence ATGATTCGGCAGAATAAGATTTTGATAGCTCTCTTTTTATTGAGTTTATTTATAATTACAATTGCTTGTTCAACAATGTATGGTGCTACCAATTATTCTGTTTCTACTATTTGGAAAGCATTTGTTCATTTTGATTCGACAAACATGGAACATTTAATAATACGATCATCAAGGATTCCTCGAGTGCTAGGTGCTTTATTAGTCGGGGCATTCGTTGCGATATCAGGGGCACTTATGCAAGGAATGACGAGGAACTATTTAGCTTCACCCGACATTATGGGGGTAACAGATGGTTCAGTCTTTATCATTACAATATCTATGATATTTTTACCAAATCTTCAACCACTTACTCTAATTTTCTTTTCTTTTGTAGGTTCAATTTTAGGAGTAGCGTTCGTTTTTGGTATCGCAAAAATCATTCCGGGTGGGCTGACTCCCATATCGCTCGTGATTATTGGAACGATTTTAGGGATGTTTTTAAGCGGTGTTTCTCAAGCTTTAGCTACTTATTTTCAAGTCTCTCAAAACATTAGCTTTTGGTATAATACGAGACTTCATCAAATCGACTTGATCATGATTCAATGGGCTATGCCTTTAGCAATAATCGGATTTGTGATTGCACTATACGTTGCAAAGTCTGTGACTGCGATTTCACTAGGAGATGAAGTTGCACAAGGTTTAGGAATTAACATAGTAGTGATGAAAGTATTGACGTTGGTGAGTGTTGCATTGTTGACAGGAATATCTGTAGCTTTAGTAGGGAAAGTAACATTCATTGGTTTAGTAATTCCACACATTACTCGCTTTTTGATTGGGGAAGATTATAGGAGGATTATTCCATATGCGGGTTTGTTCGGAGCACTGTTTTTTGCATGGGCAGATATATTAAGTCGTGCAGTTAATCCACCTTTCGAAACACCAGTCGGCGTCATTACCGCACTTGTAGGTGTCCCTTATTTCCTTTATCTCATTCGGATAAGGGGGGGAAAGCAGTATGCCTAA
- a CDS encoding FecCD family ABC transporter permease, translating into MPNRKPNILFFIVGSIGIAFALLIFYFSLTSGAYPLTTPETFRTLFGIDHISDHELVIFGFRMPRIVIGVLIGLALGIVGAILQGITKNDLADPGILGIQSAVGLAVVLYMFIAQGNIKEMSSLGIVGMSVWGWIGGMIAALLLFVLSRYRGELDPKRLILVGIALNAGFGAFTLFISLKMNPQDFEMATVWLSGSIYSASWQQVISMLPWVIIIIPLIIWKAPILNILQLHEVAIIGLGVRANRERIILLVGSVGLISASVVVSGSISFVGLLAPHISRRLVGIHHQHIIPISGIVGVILVLTGDWIGKTIFAPAELPVGIVISIIGVPYFIYLLIRKSRKVT; encoded by the coding sequence ATGCCTAACCGCAAACCAAATATCCTTTTTTTTATAGTAGGTAGTATCGGAATTGCTTTTGCGTTATTGATTTTCTATTTCAGTTTAACAAGTGGTGCGTATCCTTTGACCACACCCGAAACGTTTCGAACGTTGTTTGGTATAGATCATATCTCGGATCATGAACTTGTTATCTTCGGTTTCCGGATGCCTAGAATTGTAATTGGTGTGTTAATTGGTTTAGCACTTGGAATAGTTGGAGCCATTTTACAAGGTATAACTAAAAATGATTTAGCCGATCCGGGAATTTTAGGTATCCAGTCTGCTGTAGGGCTCGCTGTAGTACTTTATATGTTCATCGCCCAAGGTAATATTAAAGAAATGTCGAGTCTCGGTATTGTCGGGATGTCTGTATGGGGTTGGATTGGTGGCATGATTGCAGCGTTGTTACTCTTTGTGCTTTCAAGATATAGGGGAGAGCTTGATCCAAAACGTTTAATTTTAGTAGGAATAGCGTTAAATGCTGGCTTTGGTGCTTTTACTCTTTTCATTTCGCTGAAGATGAACCCTCAAGATTTTGAGATGGCGACAGTATGGTTATCGGGAAGTATTTATAGCGCCTCATGGCAACAAGTCATTTCTATGTTGCCATGGGTAATCATTATTATTCCATTAATAATTTGGAAAGCACCAATTCTCAATATTTTACAACTCCATGAAGTAGCGATTATTGGATTAGGGGTTCGAGCAAACCGAGAACGTATCATTTTATTAGTAGGATCGGTTGGCTTAATTAGTGCAAGTGTTGTCGTTTCTGGAAGTATTTCATTTGTCGGATTACTGGCTCCACATATTTCGAGAAGGTTAGTAGGGATTCATCATCAACATATCATTCCGATTAGTGGGATTGTCGGTGTAATCCTTGTTTTAACAGGCGATTGGATTGGGAAAACGATATTTGCACCTGCAGAATTACCAGTCGGGATTGTCATTTCTATTATTGGAGTGCCGTATTTCATTTATTTATTAATCCGAAAAAGTCGCAAAGTAACATGA